From the Cannabis sativa cultivar Pink pepper isolate KNU-18-1 unplaced genomic scaffold, ASM2916894v1 Contig2, whole genome shotgun sequence genome, one window contains:
- the LOC133033027 gene encoding uncharacterized protein LOC133033027 yields MESEKSSIAFFTTYRPPVPLDIYSQYISNENPHEVHMTDGVSYNYNGRPIPSNALQTIHKRISGDSDDDVDISSGLVYVSERKGNLETLYIALHYNNSDYPEVETIDFAHEFGTFDGIRMEDSGCIAGDYLVYVTTKDNPHKHRFPWTSVYKTNLKTSETQRLTPQGKADLSPSVSPSGKKIAVASFKEQGWEGEIEDLKTDIYVFNVDGPDLDRKMVIKNGGWPTWGSENILFFHRKVGNYWGVFRADISNGFTSDTPRVTPEGFHAMTPAAIDETTVAVATIRKESKFDDIVRSVEQYRHIEVFYYSGTPNRDPIKITPRTKPKADHFNPFVIVDKGGDLNKIAIGYHRCKSDNLNVPEYNSMERKIIQLDCPPPNVDLFRVQGVFPSFSRDGSRLAFVDNEFMRVWVADKDGLYMVYQTEGPDNVFGPVWNQIEGRDELFVCKGPAFNVKHELDICRLPNIRHHHHFQSKDIIQLTNGYNNAFPSPSPDGKRFVFRSARDGGEDGYKNLYIMENSQVGEFNNGKVTRLTNGAWTDTHCQWSPSGDWIVFSSTRDKPSNAPPSDNGLDPGYFAVYLVNANNTHVVIKVLGSGDDLAGHVNHPFFSPDGKRIVVTADLAAVSIDPISLPLFTHSVRPYGDIFIIEIDDILNNNDEKNRDDVKFVRVTHSRFENGAASWMKFSIGDPNESWKKYVEQYGEHSKGRQPSLCPIIRPRMVQKSLHLNDDRGESWHLTGHLCIRDRRC; encoded by the exons ATGGAAAGTGAGAAGAGTAGCATCGCCTTCTTCACAACTTATAGACCACCGGTACCGTTGGACATATACTCACAATATATATCGAACGAAAATCCTCATGAGGTTCACATGACTGATGGTGTGTCCTATAACTACAATGGCCGACCTATTCCATCTAATGCTCTTCAGACAATTCATAAACGCATTTCTGGAGATAGCGACGACGATGTTGATATCTCCTCGGGCTTGGTTTACGTATCTGAAAGAAAAGGCAACCTCGAAACATTATACATTGCTCTCCACTATAATAATAGTGATTATCCTGAAGTCGAAACCATTGATTTTGCTCATGAATTTGGGACCTTTGATGGTATTCGAATGGAGGATAGTGGTTGTATTGCTGGTGATTACCTTGTTTATGTCACAACTAAGGATAATCCTCACAAACATCGTTTCCCGTGGACATCAGTTTACAAAACAAATCTTAAGACTTCAGAAACTCAACGACTCACTCCACAG GGAAAAGCTGATTTAAGTCCATCAGTATCACCATCTGGAAAGAAGATTGCAGTGGCATCATTTAAAGAACAAGGTTGGGAAGGGGAAATTGAAGATCTAAAAACAGATATTTATGTGTTTAATGTAGATGGACCTGATTTAGATCGTAAGATGGTTATAAAGAATGGTGGATGGCCAACATGGGGAAGTgaaaacattttattttttcatcgAAAGGTTGGAAACTATTGGGGTGTGTTTAGAGCTGACATTAGCAATGGTTTTACATCGGACACTCCTCGTGTTACTCCCGAAGGCTTTCATGCAATGACTCCAGCTGCCATCGACGAAACCACTGTGGCCGTCGCAACTATTCGCAAAGAATCAAAATTTGATGATATTGTTCGTTCGGTTGAACAATATCGACACATTGAGGTTTTTTATTATTCTGGTACTCCAAATCGAGATCCCATAAAAATAACTCCAAGAACCAAACCAAAGGCCGACCACTTTAACCCTTTTGTGATCGTGGATAAAGGGGGAGATCTCAATAAAATTGCTATTGGTTACCATCGTTGCAAGAGCGACAATCTTAAT GTTCCTGAATATAATAGTATGGAAAGAAAAATCATCCAGCTTGACTGTCCACCTCCAAACGTAGACTTGTTTAGGGTTCAAGGAGTATTTCCTTCATTTTCGAGAGATGGCTCGAGGCTTGCATTTGTTGACAATGAGTTCATGAGAGTGTGGGTAGCTGACAAAGATGGATTGTATATGGTTTACCAG ACCGAAGGCCCAGACAATGTGTTTGGACCAGTTTGGAACCAAATCGAGGGAAGAGATGAGTTGTTTGTATGCAAGGGACCAGCATTCAATGTAAAGCATGAACTGGACATTTGTCGCTTGCCCAATATTAGGCATCATCATCATTTCCAATCTAAAGACATTATCCAACTCACAAATGGATACAACAATGCATTTCCATCACCTAGTCCAGATG GAAAAAGATTTGTTTTTCGATCAGCAAGAGATGGTGGAGAAGATGGATACAAAAATCTATACATAATGGAGAATTCACAGGTTGGGGAGTTCAATAATGGCAAAGTAACAAGACTAACGAACGGGGCTTGGACTGACACACATTGTCAGTGGTCTCCGAGTGGAGATTGGATCGTTTTCTCCTCAACTCGTGACAAGCCAAGTAATGCTCCTCCGAGTGATAACGGTCTTGACCCAGGATATTTTGCAGTGTACTTAGTGAACGCGAATAATACTCATGTTGTGATAAAAGTGTTAGGAAGTGGTGATGATCTCGCGGGTCATGTGAACCATCCCTTTTTCAGTCCTGATGGAAAAAGAATTGTTGTAACAGCAGATCTTGCTGCGGTATCTATTGATCCCATCTCATTGCCTCTTTTTACGCATTCTGTTAGACCTTATGGAGACATATTCATCATCGAGATTGATGATATCCTAAACAACAATGATGAGAAGAATAGAGATGATGTGAAGTTTGTTCGTGTTACGCATAGTAGGTTTGAGAATGGCGCCGCTAGTTGGATGAAGTTCTCAATAGGTGATCCCAATGAGTCATGGAAGAAATATGTAGAGCAATACGGGGAACACTCAAAGGGTAGACAACCCTCATTATGTCCTATAATACGTCCCCGAATGGTACAAAAATCATTGCATCTTAATGATGATAGAGGTGAAAGTTGGCATTTGACTGGCCATCTTTGCATTCGAGATAGACGTTGTTGA
- the LOC133033072 gene encoding uncharacterized protein LOC133033072, which produces MEKRIIDYMLVPLGLLAMVVYHCWLLYRVRNHPNTTVIGVNAIYRRFWIRAMMEDVKKNGMVSVETLRNNMMASTLLASMAIMLSSLIAVLMADGGRNKTELFVFGNKSEASLSVKYFSILACFLASFLFNVQSIRYFNQASILINVPYKKKSQDDQHQQLTIDFVERNVHRGSFFWSLGLRTFYFSFTLFLWIFGPLPMFVSSLILVLMLYFLDVTFESARVVDVSDDNNNYAKREELGMIRMRPI; this is translated from the exons ATGGAGAAAAGAATTATTGATTATATGTTAGTGCCATTGGGACTACTGGCTATGGTGGTTTACCATTGTTGGCTTCTCTACAGAGTTAGAAACCACCCGAACACCACCGTCATTGGTGTTAATGCCATCTACCGACGGTTTTGGATCCGCGCTATGATGGAg GATGTGAAAAAAAATGGAATGGTTTCGGTTGAGACATTGAGAAACAATATGATGGCTTCGACGCTTTTGGCGTCGATGGCTATTATGTTGAGTTCTTTAATCGCGGTGTTAATGGCTGATGGTGGCCGAAACAAAACCGAGTTGTTTGTTTTCGGAAATAAAAGTGAGGCCAGCTTATCTGTCAAGTACTTTTCTATATTGGCTTGCTTCTTAGCTTCCTTCTTGTTCAATGTCCAATCTATAAG GTACTTTAACCAAGCAAGTATTCTAATCAATGTACCATACAAGAAGAAATCACAAGATGATCAACACCAACAATTGACAATTGATTTTGTAGAGAGAAATGTTCATAGGGGAAGTTTTTTTTGGTCTCTAGGGTTACGTACTTTCTACTTCTCTTTCACTCTTTTCTTATGGATATTTGGTCCTCTTCCCATGTTTGTTTCTAGTTTGATTTTGGTTCTCATGCTCTATTTCTTGGATGTTACCTTCGAATCTGCTCGAGTTGTTGATGTTTCTGACGACAACAATAATTACGCGAAACGTGAGGAACTAGGGATGATTCGGATGAGAccaatttaa
- the LOC115716523 gene encoding uncharacterized protein LOC115716523, whose translation MNQKREIDLSKAYDTVDWNFVEDLLRLLCFPSRFINWIMTCLKGTSYHLLLNGRIQGSFKGKKGLRQGDSMSPLLFVLVMEYLTRLLSYYSSKKGFGFHPLCKHLRLTNLCFADDLVIFCKGNINSMRLIFEAFTKFCNDTGVREEIKAVILDIVQIEEGRFPLKYLGVQLRPTKWKASDCGIILDKLNRNLNCWASRNLSFAGRAQLIHSVLLGIRNYWMSIFIIPSKITAAIDKSCRDFLWEKSGNKRKLHRASWEKVCLPKKLGGVGFREGKKWNKALLAKYLWALSKKEDCLWVKWINSIYLKDQSIWGYAKKDDASWYFRKILSIREYLDEAKLQQAARGDKFSTKNCYNYLVEEIPIAYASAIRDTLVIPKHRFIFWQIANSQLLTRDYLHRIMVFVAVNRWLGDFHWPRSTAELLQYCCNATRDLTKRILNAVMAVVLYLLWKNRNRLASRSYARWITGSSYDVESAHVS comes from the exons ATGAATcaaaaacgtgaaattgatctCAGTAAGGCTTATGACACGGTCGACTGGAATTTTGTGGAAGATTTACTTAGGTTGCTCTGCTTTCCTTCTCGATTTATCAACTGGATTATGACCTGCTTGAAAGGTACTAGTTATCATCTGTTGCTTAATGGAAGAATCCAAGGCTCCTTTAAAGGGAAGAAAGGCCTCCGTCAAGGTGACTCGATGTCCCCGTTACTCTTTGTCCTAGTTATGGAATACCTCACTAGGTTGCTGAGCTACTACTCTAGTAAAAAGGGCTTCGGGTTTCACCCCTTATGCAAGCATCTTCGTTTGACCAACTTGTGTTTTGCGGATGATCTTGTTATCTTCTGCAAAGGAAATATCAACTCGATGAGGTTAATCTTTGAAGCTTTCACTAAGTTTTGTAATGATACAG GGGTTCGGGAAGAGATAAAAGCTGTGATTCTTGATATAGTGCAGATAGAGGAAGGAAGGTTTCCGCTGAAGTACCTCGGAGTCCAGCTTAGACCAACTAAATGGAAGGCTTCTGATTGTGGGATCATTCTTGACAAACTGAACAGAAATCTGAATTGTTGGGCGAGTAGAAATCTGTCCTTTGCTGGAAGGGCGCAGTTGATTCACTCGGTGTTGCTTGGTATTAGAAATTATTGGATGAGCATATTCATCATTCCTTCCAAAATAACAGCAGCCATTGATAAAAGTTGTCGTGACTTTCTTTGggaaaaatcagggaataagAGAAAACTCCACCGAGCTTCTTGGGAAAAGGTGTGCCTCCCTAAAAAACTTGGGGGAGTTGGTTTTCGGGAAGGAAAAAAGTGGAACAAGGCTTTGTTGGCTAAGTACCTGTGGGCGCTTTCTAAGAAGGAGGATTGCTTATGGGTCAAGTGGATTAATTCAATCTATTTGAAAGATCAAAGCATATGGGGTTATGCAAAGAAGGACGATGCAAGTTGGTACTTCAGGAAGATTTTGAGCATAAGAGAGTACTTGGATGAGGCTAAACTCCAACAAGCTGCTAGGGGAGATAAATTCAGCACCAAAAATTGCTATAATTATCTTGTGGAAGAGATTCCGATTGCCTATGCAAGTGCAATTCGGGATACTCTTGTGATCCCAAAACATAGATTCATATTCTGGCAGATTGCAAACTCTCAATTGCTTACTCGGGATTATCTTCATCGCATAATG GTCTTTGTAGCAGTCAATAGGTGGCTGGGGGACTTCCATTGGCCTCGTTCGACTGCTGAATTGCTTCAGTACTGCTGCAACGCAACCAGAGATCTGACAAAGCGCATTTTAAATGCGGTCATGGCTGTTGTGTTGTATCTTTTGTGGAAGAACAGAAACAG GTTGGCATCACGCTCTTATGCCCGATGGATAACAGGGAGTTCCTATGATGTGGAGTCGGCACATGTTTCTTGA
- the LOC133033053 gene encoding uncharacterized protein LOC133033053 — protein sequence MLQVWDCKFSPSDFYRSKCVCTSVYSVIDNIKNTLSVNLLSLFRQTQFGHFLDMPEFVFHPQVVHSLLLRKVLQPNPKEFWAKVAGRCIRFSAEEFYLISGLDCFGDCNKLLFSQETNQLVETCFRGVKTIDHKAIEDAFLGSRWGLDESIGLKMAVLYFIQCFLLSNTPDKEVSRFVLDVVDSGRWDEYCWGRESFELTIDSFKGRIEHGIIMKNRKAEKGGQYDGWYRALGCPWVFTVWFYECCPAMVNSFCKRVSSSIPRILNWSNTIVTKNPTLRDLKGKIFDLPLEKLKIKNMRPTDEERQQLQLDGLFLDESIDDRGVAKQSFEGGSSSKKSDSADIDWMKSKLEMLISNQSSLAEDFISLRCFVDFNFKSVMTVIKDIQEKVNAIHRRPSDEVFILILLFRFFYIFFLKFLYCFI from the exons ATGTTGCAGGTTTGGGACTGTAAATTTAGTCCTTCTGATTTTTACAGATCTAAGTGTGTATGCACCAGTGTTTATTCCGTGATAGATAATATTAAGAACACTTTATCTGTTAATTTACTTTCTTTGTTTCGTCAAACTCAGTTTGGGCATTTTCTGGATATGCCTGAGTTTGTTTTTCATCCGCAAGTCGTACATAGTTTATTACTAAGGAAAGTTTTACAGCCCAATCCTAAAGAGTTTTGGGCTAAGGTTGCTGGTCGTTGCATACGGTTTAGTGCCGAAGAATTTTACCTGATTTCTGGTTTAGATTGTTTCGGTGATtgcaacaagttgttgttttcacaggaaacaaatcaattggtagaaacatgtttccgtggtgtaaaaactattgaccacaaagccatcgaggatgcttttttgggtagtcggtggggtttggatgagtctattggtttgaaaatggctgttttgtatttcattcagtgttttcttcttagcaatACTCCTGACAAAGAAGTGTCTAGGTTTGTTCTAGATGTAGTTGATAGCGGTCGGTGGGAtgagtattgttggggtagggaATCATTTGAATTGACAATTGACTCATTCAAAGGTAGGATCGAGCATGGGatcattatgaaaaatagaaaggCAGAGAAGGGAGGCCAATATGATGGCTGGTATAGGGCATTGGGATGTCCTTGGGTTTTCACGGTTTGGTTTTATGAATGCTGTCCTGCAATGGTGAACTCTTTCTGTAAGAGAGTTTCATCTTCTATTCCCAGGATTCTGAACTGGAGCAACACCAtcgtcaccaaaaatccaacccTTCGAGACTTGAAGGGCAAGATTTTTGATTTACCTTTGGAGAAG TTGAAGATAAAAAACATGCGTCCTACTGATGAAGAGAGGCAGCAGCTTCAACTTGACGGTTTATTTCTCGATGAATCTATTGATGATCGTGGTGTAGCGAAGCAATCCTTCGAGGGTGGGTCATCTTCAAAGAAGTCTGATTCAGCAGATATTGATTGGATGAAATCTAAGCTGGAGATGCTCATTTCGAATCAATCATCATTGGCCGAGGACTTCATTTCAttgaggtgttttgttgattttaatttcaaatctgtaatgactgtaattaaggatatccaggagaaggttaatgccattcatcgtcgtccttctgatgaggtatttattcttattttattgtttaggtttttttatattttttttttaaagtttctttactgttttatttaa